In Archangium violaceum, the following are encoded in one genomic region:
- a CDS encoding cytochrome P450, with translation MNDLSAHFNPMAPDQLANPYPLYARLRRERPVFYSPTFDLWVVTRYADISEVEKDTARFSSVGALDARAEPHPEVRAVLAQAYPRFLSLVQSDLPDHTRVRAVFGKALSAQRIAAMESTIRATADALIDGFLREGKADLIQQFAYALPGFIICDLLGVPRSDMEQLKRWSDDKTLLMSATAPIEQQVQSAHGFIAMERYFQEQLHERRRHPREDLLTLLVPQSLGGTAPLSEQEAVCNAMDLFAAGHETTTGLIGNGMWLLFNAPEQLEAVRKDPSLLPNALEEVLRMESPIRGFFRTVMADTPLSGVTLPKGSRAFILYASGNRDETQFTEPDRFDIHRADAKKHLAFGKGIHFCVGAPLAKLEGRIAFEQLLRRLPGLRLRTDEAPVFRPYFMLRGFEHLPIAWDVSPPGGGT, from the coding sequence ATGAATGACCTCTCCGCCCACTTCAACCCGATGGCCCCCGACCAGCTCGCCAATCCCTATCCGCTCTATGCGCGGCTGCGGCGAGAACGGCCCGTCTTCTACAGTCCCACGTTCGACCTGTGGGTCGTCACCCGTTACGCGGACATCTCCGAGGTCGAGAAGGACACCGCGCGCTTCTCCTCGGTGGGAGCGCTCGATGCCAGGGCCGAGCCACACCCCGAGGTGCGCGCCGTTCTCGCGCAGGCGTACCCTCGATTCCTCTCACTCGTCCAGAGCGACCTCCCGGACCACACCCGCGTCCGAGCCGTGTTCGGCAAGGCCTTGAGCGCCCAGCGCATCGCGGCGATGGAGTCCACCATCCGAGCAACGGCGGACGCGCTCATCGACGGCTTCCTCCGCGAGGGCAAGGCGGACCTCATCCAACAGTTCGCCTACGCGCTGCCGGGCTTCATCATCTGCGACCTGCTCGGCGTGCCGCGCTCCGACATGGAGCAGCTCAAGCGCTGGTCCGATGACAAGACGCTGTTGATGTCAGCGACCGCCCCCATCGAGCAGCAGGTCCAGAGCGCACACGGCTTCATCGCGATGGAGCGCTACTTCCAGGAGCAGCTCCACGAGCGGCGGCGCCACCCGCGCGAGGATCTGCTGACGCTCCTCGTGCCCCAGTCGTTGGGTGGCACCGCGCCCCTGAGCGAGCAGGAGGCGGTGTGCAACGCCATGGACCTGTTCGCCGCTGGCCACGAAACGACGACGGGACTCATCGGCAACGGCATGTGGTTGCTGTTCAATGCCCCGGAGCAATTGGAGGCCGTGCGGAAGGACCCCAGCCTCCTGCCCAACGCACTCGAGGAGGTGCTGCGAATGGAATCACCCATCCGCGGCTTCTTCCGGACGGTGATGGCCGACACCCCGTTGAGTGGAGTCACCCTCCCGAAGGGCTCGCGGGCGTTCATCCTGTACGCGTCCGGCAACCGCGACGAGACGCAGTTCACCGAGCCGGACCGCTTCGACATCCACCGCGCCGATGCGAAGAAGCACCTGGCGTTCGGCAAGGGCATCCACTTCTGCGTCGGCGCCCCGCTGGCGAAGCTGGAAGGGCGGATCGCCTTCGAGCAGTTGCTGCGGCGGTTGCCCGGCCTGCGGCTGCGGACGGACG
- a CDS encoding DUF3089 domain-containing protein, which yields MRNRFRRFLITTLSACILLGVLLVMNFASIFFWSITPGTPFSEARPPAPPDYTQASAWSALPELHDLADTLPPSSPGVDQSQALVDVFYIHPTTYVGAEWNGPIDDPSLNAATDRVATLLQASAFNACCAIYAPRYRQANLTALTGQGEENLAAVDLAYQDVAAAFRYWREKYNHGRPFILASHSQGTVHARRLLREAVSGTPLRNQLVAAYLIGIPMPEGALRQSLPDIPICASPEQTGCLISWNARGAGYTERIQVREPVTDTTSASGPFLCVNPLTWRHDTQPAPRGRNEGAVFLETTPPRVMPGLTGAQCKEGKLEVLLGEDPPRDFMSRLLDHTLGQGNYHPVEFQLFYMNIRRNASERVAAFPRTGATANTQRDLARE from the coding sequence ATGCGGAACAGGTTCAGGCGCTTCCTCATCACCACGCTCTCGGCATGCATCCTGCTGGGCGTGCTGCTGGTGATGAACTTCGCGTCCATCTTCTTCTGGTCCATCACCCCCGGCACTCCGTTCAGCGAAGCACGTCCCCCCGCTCCGCCCGACTACACCCAGGCCTCCGCCTGGAGCGCACTTCCCGAGCTCCACGATCTCGCGGACACGCTCCCGCCGTCGAGCCCGGGGGTCGATCAGTCCCAGGCGCTCGTGGACGTCTTCTACATCCATCCCACCACCTATGTCGGCGCCGAGTGGAATGGCCCCATCGATGACCCTTCTCTCAACGCGGCGACCGACCGGGTGGCGACGCTCCTTCAAGCGAGCGCCTTCAATGCCTGTTGCGCCATCTATGCGCCTCGCTACCGGCAGGCGAACCTCACCGCCCTCACCGGACAAGGTGAGGAGAACCTGGCCGCGGTGGACCTCGCCTATCAAGACGTCGCCGCGGCGTTCCGCTACTGGCGGGAGAAATACAATCACGGACGGCCCTTCATCCTCGCGTCACACAGCCAGGGGACCGTGCATGCCAGACGCCTCCTGCGCGAAGCCGTGAGCGGGACTCCACTCCGGAACCAGCTCGTCGCCGCGTATCTCATTGGGATTCCCATGCCAGAGGGTGCGCTCCGGCAGAGCCTTCCCGACATTCCCATTTGCGCATCACCCGAGCAGACCGGCTGTCTCATCAGCTGGAACGCACGCGGCGCTGGCTACACGGAGCGCATCCAGGTGCGGGAGCCCGTGACGGACACGACCTCCGCGTCGGGCCCCTTCCTCTGCGTGAATCCCCTCACCTGGCGGCATGACACGCAACCGGCCCCGCGGGGGAGAAACGAAGGAGCCGTGTTCCTCGAAACGACCCCACCCCGGGTGATGCCAGGACTCACCGGCGCGCAATGCAAGGAGGGGAAGCTGGAGGTCCTCCTCGGCGAAGACCCGCCGCGCGACTTCATGAGCCGGCTGCTCGACCACACGCTGGGCCAGGGCAACTACCATCCCGTGGAGTTCCAACTCTTCTACATGAACATCCGCCGCAATGCGTCCGAGCGCGTGGCGGCGTTCCCGCGCACGGGAGCCACCGCGAACACCCAACGTGACCTCGCCCGTGAATGA